TTTTCTACTTTAATCAGAAGAATCAATATCATAAGAGATTTAAGCCGCAACACAGGAGCTCTTCTTGAGGAATTAGATGAAAGAAAACAGATTTTACAAGAAGAAAAGAGTAAATTGGACGATGCATTGTTTTCATTGGAAGAGAAGCAGGGAGAACTTAAGAAAGCTTTACTGAATAAAGAAAAATTAAGAAATGATATGGAAGATTACCTGGCATCTTTAGATGTTGAACGTTCATATTATGAGAACCAATTAAACCAGATTGATAAGGCTTGGACAGAGGCAAAGAAAACCCTTACAGATTCCATTGCTAATTTTTCCGATGTATTAAAACAAGGGAATTTGCCGTATGAAAAAATAAAAGTTACGATTACCCTGGGAAGAGTTAAAGGTTCTATTGATGAAGAGACATTTAATCAAGTGGCAAAACAATACATTGGTGATAAAGCTATAGAATTTCATTTTTATGAAAATAAAATCCAGGCAATCATTCCTGACAGCCAGTTTTCCGTATCCGGTTCATTTATTATTGTAGACGGCCATACACTGCAGTTTGTAGCAGAAGAAGGAAGTTTTTACGGCATGACACTTACTGAGGAATCTTTAGAAGAAATCTTTAGAAATGGACAAGTACAGCTCAATCTTGAGCCGGTATTATATGGTAATGAATTGGAAAGCGTAAAAATTAAAGAAGGCTATTTTGAAATAAGCAGTAAAGTATCTTTTTTCTAAATTAATGAAGTAGGTGGATTAGAAATGATTGAAGCAAGAGGAGTATATTTAGAATATCGTGATGGCACAAAAGCGTTAAATGATGTTAATTTGCAAATAAAACGAGGGGAAATCGTCTATATTATTGGACCCAGTGGATCGGGAAAAACCAGTTTGCTTAAGCTTTTTATGGGAATTGAGCAGCCAACTTCCGGGAAATTAGCGGTTCTTGGAAAAGAAATTAATAAAGAGCATAAAAGAAATATCAGAGAAATACGAAGGAAGATAGGGCCTGTTTTTCAAGAATTCAAATTAATACCCGGAAGAACTGCTATAGACAATGTGATTTTAGGGATGAGAGTATTGGGAATGCCTCGGGTATTATTGAATAAAAACGCCTTAGAGGCTTTAGAAAAGGTTGGATTAACCCATAAGGCATTTTCAAAAGTAGACAATTTGTCCTGGGGAGAAAGGCAGAGGGTTGCCATTGCCAGAGCAGTGGCAAGAAAGCCAGCACTTATTCTGGCCGATGAACCAACCGGCAATTTGGATATTAAAAATGCATTACGTATCATGGAGCTTTTACGTTCTTTTAAAGACGAACAAACTACGGTTATTATAACAACCCATGCGACTCATTTAATTGAAAATTTAAATGAAGGTATTTTATTAAAAGTGAACAAGGGAACTATTCAGCAGGAGTCAATGGGGAGGGGCTTGCAATGAAAAATATCATTTATAATATAGGCTATTTTATAAAAGAAGCAAGGATAGTTTTTAAACTGAACTTTTGGTCCAATGTTCTTTCTCTTTTTAGTATAGGACTAATTCTATTTGTTCTCTCTCTGGTGATTTCCGGATGGAGCATTAGTACGGAAGTGCTTACTCTAATCCAAAATGAAGCAGAAATCAACATATATACTGACGAGGAAATAGATGAAAAAAGTATAGAAAAAGTTATTGAGAAGATCAATTTAATTGACGGCATTTTAGAAAGCAGAGTGGTTCAAAAAGAGGAAGCATATGAAAGAATGGAAAAAGTATTGGGGGAAGATGCAAAGGTACTGAAATATTTTGATGATAATCCTTTTCACTTTTTCATCGAAGCCAAAATCGATGTTGAGAAAATAGAATCGATCAATAAGGAAATAAAATTGATTCCTAATGTCCAATATATAAGAGATAATAGAGAAATACTAATTCGTCTGAGAAGTATTGCACGAGGCTTTAGAATCCTGGGAACATTTTTTATTGCGGCTGTCGGAATTTCTACAATCGTCATTATCTCTCATATTATAAGACAGGGCATTTACAACAATAAAGATGAAATTAATACCCTCAGATTATTAGGGGCTTCAGAGGTATTTATTGCTCTGCCATTTTTAATGGTAGGCTTGGTATTAACTGTTGGAGGAGGAATGATTGCTGCTGCTTTGTTATATACGGTGCTGATACAATTTTATACTTACATATCAGGACCTCTTCCCTTCATTCCTTTGCCCCCTCTGCAAACGATGGCGAAAAATTTAACTTCTATGATCTTATCCATAAGTATACTCTTAGGAATTATCGGGAGCATCATAGGACTATCGTCTTCAAAGCAGAAATAATTAAAGATGTTAATATAATAATAAAGACATTAATATCTTAATATCAGAATAGTAGTCATATATTGACAATAAGGATTAGAATAATGTAAAATAAAAATATACTGAAAATTATAAAATCATGCTCAAGGCTTTCAGATGATATTTGGGGGGATACTATGGGACTTGATGTAAGAACTCTAACTATTATAATTATGATTGTTATTCTTATATCGTGTTTTGTTATGATTGCCCTTTGGATTGTATACCCATCTGAAAGAGGAATTGAATCTTGGGCATTATCTGCTTCAACTGGAGCCGTAGCTTTTATAGCTTTAACACTGCAGCCGATCCTTGGAAGCTATGCGGTATTTTTAAATAATGCAGGAATTTTAGCTTCATCTTTAATATTATTAGAAGGAATCTTACGATTCCGAGGCTTTGGCAATGAGTCTCACCGAAGGCATCCATTTATATTTTTTCTTCTGTTGTTTATTGTTGTCTCATATTTTAATCGAAATTATCCAACAGCACGATATCTTTTTCATGATTTTTTTGTATCCATTTTATTAACATTATCTTCATTTTTTATTATTTATAAAACCCATGGCATGGAAATTTTAGTTCATTCCATTGCAGGGGGATCAATTTTCATTCTTGTGCCTATTTTCACTTTTAGGTGGTATTTAGCCTTAAGCGGCAGAATAGAAACTATGTTGATTGGCTCAACACAGCATCCTATTATGCAAGTTCTTTTTCTTTTTGTAATTCCATGGGCTGTTGGATGGACTTATGGATTGAGTCTGGTAATAGGATACAGGATACAGCAAAAACTTAATATGACGGCTATACAAGATGAACTGACAGGCTTAGGTAATCGCAGAAGATTGGTACAGATTATGGATGCTTTGCTTAAGGAATGTGAGTCGGTTGAAGAACAATTTTTTATGTTTATGCTGGATCTGAATGGTTTTAAGAAAATTAACGATCAATATGGTCATTCTATCGGGGACGATATTCTCGTTTTGGCGGCAAAAGGCATCCGAGAGTCGATTGAAAGTTATGATTTTGCAGTTCGATTTGGCGGAGATGAATTCATAGTCTTATACCGTTACCAAGATGGAAGAAACATCGATTCTTTATTAAATAGATTAAGAAATTCTATAGAACAAATTAGAATGTTAAATGGAGCCATGGTTCAGATCAGAACCAGTATAGGCGTTGCAGTTTGTCCCGATGATGGGACAACCTTGGATGAACTCTTATGTGTTGCTGATAAAAGGATGTACAAAGATAAACAAGAGAGAAAATTGGTTTCAGAAATCATGGATATATAGTTAAAAAAATCCCTCCTATTGTGTTGAATATTAACACATTAGGAGGGATTTCTTTTATTCAACTTCAGGAGTTTCTTTTTCTCCAATGGAGAGTAAGAGATTTAAAAGTATACCTACAACTGCAGCTGTTGCTAAAGCTGGGAATTGAGTTCCGAACATTGGAATCATTCCACCTTCAAAATTGAAACTGCCTCCAAGACCGATGATCAAAATTACTGCAATGACTGCAAGGTTTTTGGAACTGAACATATCCACTTGCTTGTCCATCATGATGGTGATTCCTTGCGCAGCGATAACACCGAACAGATATATTGAAAGTCCGCCGATCACTGCGGTTGGTATAGAGTAAACTATATTAATGAGAGGTGTAAAGCATGAAATAATCATTGTGATAATGGATGCTGCTATTAAAACAGGTACGGAGAAATTTTTTGAGATTGCCATGGCACTGATATTTTCACCGTAGTTTGTCCCAGCAGGACCTCCAATTAAAGCCGAAATAATATCTCCAATTCCGTCTCCGATAAGATTTAATCCCAATTTATTTTCTAAGTCATATTTCTTTTTTGAACCTTTCTTTTTAGCCAGGTCATTTACATAGATGTCAAGCTGATAAATATGGGCGGTTGATTCAGGAACAGTTGCAATGGCTATAGGCATGATTGCAACAACTGCTGCCCATGATGGTTTTGGGAAAGTGAATATTGGAAGACTGATGATACTGGTTGATTCTATTGTATTAAAGCTTACAAAAGGAATTCCTGTTACTGCTCCTATAATAAGAGCGGATACATATCCTGTACATAATCCAAATAATATTGGAAGTTGGCTGAGTTTACCTTTAAGGTACACGGAATATAATATGGTTGCTAATAAAGTAATGATAGCGATAACCCATGCCCAGTTTGTTGCAGCACTTTGGCTTGCTTCTGGAATATTTTGTGGAATGGCAGATGCATTGCCTAAAGCATTGGCAGATAAAGATAAACCAATAATGATTGCAATACTTCCTGTTACTGTAGGAGGAAGAACTCTATCAATGATTTTTTTACCACTTTTATTAATAATCATCCCTGCTGCAATGGAAACAAGTCCTGACATAATAATACCGAATTGTGCAATTGAAATTTTGTCATTCAGTGAATAGTTAGCATATGCTTCTGCACTCATGATAGAAGCGATTGCAGCAATATAGGAAAAACTAGAGCCGTAGTACAGCGGAATTTTCTTTCCTGTAACCAGAATGAAACCTAGAGTAGCGAGACCGCTGGCAAATATCGTTGTGGATACATGAAATCCTGTGATCAATGCAACAAGAACTGTTGCCGGAAACATTACTACGATTTGTTGAAGAGCAAAGAGAATGAGTTCAATAAAAGGTGGTCTTTCATCAGGTAAATAACCTATTACTTTATTTGTTGTCATAATGCTACCTCCTGTAATTAGTAATAATATATTGTTTGGAAAAACCGCAAAAAAAAATCCTGCACACAGCAAGATTATATATTTTGGCTTAAGCGGGCCCCAAAATTGCACGCTAAGAAATATGATAAATCTTACTGGTATCTCTGTACCGAGTTTAAAGATTTTTTTTGCTGAATACATTAAAACACATGAAAGGAATTTTGTAAATAGTTTTATGCAATAAATTTAAAAATTTGATTATCACTTATGTGAATTTTTTCTAAAAAATTTCGGATTATACAAAATATAGTTTATCACTATGGCATATGGAAGAACATATCCAATAAGGGATTCTATAATAGCAATTCCTTTTGATATGCCAAAGGGGGTCAAGTCTCCATACCCTACCGAAAATAAAGTAGTAATACTAAAGTAGAATGATCGGGTAAATAGATCTAAGAATTGATGTTGATGAAGGGATGAAGAATAATGGTCTACGATACATCCTAAATTCAAAAGATCTGATACGATGTACATTAAGGAGAAAATTGACGCTACAGAAATATATAAAAAACATAAAAACAATATATTATAAATCATCATAGTTTTCCTGCGCATCAGAAGTTCCCCCATAAATTAAAAACATTTGTTAAATCATATGTCATCCTAAGAAGCTTTATTATACCTTAACTATGAATTTTTAGATCAACAAAATTCAATATAATGTAAATTATTTCTTATAATGGTTTTAGTTACTTATAATTCTTCTGTTTTTATTATTCGATTATTATATTATATAGTCTGTTTTTTTGTTGTATTATGATATATAATAGATAATAAATACTTTATTAATACTTTTTATTTTATACAAAAATACTAAAATGGGGGAAATGTTATGCAGAAGAGACTAAACATATTTAGAGCGAAGAATGAAGCAAAAGAGATTAAGAACACACATAAGACAAAACAAAATAAATTTAATTTATGGACAAAACTTCAAAATAATATTGGCATAGCACAAAAGTTGATTACCTCTTTTATCGTTTTAAGTATTATACCGTTGTTTTTGACCGCAGGATTTTCGTATATCAATGCTGAAAAAACTGTTGAGCAAAAAGTGGGTTTTTATTCTGAGAAGATGGTCCAACAAATCGCTAATAATATTGATTTAAAAATTAAAGAAATTGAAAATATACCCAGGATGGTTCAGTATAACAGTAAATTACTTGAATATATTCGAAAGGAAGAATTCAATAATCTGTTAGAAAAAATCAACACAGAGAGTGAAATAGAAAATATTTTGCTTAGTATCGAAAATTCTAATAACAGTATAAAAGGCATTAATATTTATAAAGAGAATGGAGAAGTATTTGGATCGAATTTTAGAATTGAAAACAGTGACGGCACATCAATGAGTGCAGACTATGGAAAAGTCTTTGAAGAGCTTATGAAAGATTCGGAAGAAGAATTGGTGTGGGTAACTGGACTCAATAATTCATACGACTACATCATTTTGTTAAAATCTATTAAAAATTTTGTTAATACAAAACCTATTGCAGTTTTAGCAGTCTATATAAAAGCAGACGAAATCACTTCATTATTTAAAGAAATGGACTTTAGCGACACTGGAAGTATGTTTTTATTAAACCCAAATAAAAATATTATTGGAGATATAAATAATGAAAATATTGGAACTCAAGTAACCGATGGATATTTGGATAAAATATATGGAGAAAATCTATTTGGTAATTTTAGAGATGCCGACAATGTAATAAGTTATGCCACTACTAAAAATGGTTGGAAAGTTATAACTAAGGAGCCTATTTCATCCCTAATGGCAGAAATGGTAGTTGTAAGAAAGGGAATTCTTTGGATAGGAGCCGTATGTATCTTAGTTGCAGTAGCCATTGGAATACTTATATCGCTAAGCATATCCAAACCGCTTAAAATGATCATGAGTCTTATGGGGAAAGTAGAGCAAGGAGATTTAACCGTATCACTAGATATTGAAGGCAAGAACGAGATTGGGAAATTATCTGCCAGTTTTAATCACATGATAGAAAATATTAGAGACTTGCTTCTAGAGACACATGGTATAACACAAAAAGTAGAGCAGGATACAAATATAATTAAGACTTCTTCAGAGCAATCGGCTTTAGCAGCGGGACAAGTTGCCAATGCGATTAATGAATTGGCAAACGGTGCGGCAGAGCAGGCAAAACAAGCAGATAATACGAATTTATTAATGGATCAGTTAGCGGATAATATCAATCATGTTGTAAAAAGAATAGAAGACATTATGAATACAATTGAAGTAACGGAATCTTCCAGGGATTATGCTGCTAAGACCATGGATCAGTTAAACGAGAAAACAAAGGTTACAATAGAATCCTCTCATAAAATTAATAAAGAGATACAAGAATTAAATGAAAAAGCAAAAGAAATCATTCAAGTTGTTAAAGTAATTACTGGAATAAGTGAACAAACCAATCTGCTTGCTTTAAATGCTGCGATTGAGGCAGCCAGAGCAGGGGAGGCGGGTAAAGGTTTTGCAGTTGTGGCAGAAGAAATCCGTAAATTGGCCCAAGGAACTAAGGATGCAACTGGAATGATCAGCCAAATTATTTCTGATATTCAAATGAAGACCGAAAGTACAGTGTCTGTAGTTAAGACCTCTGACAAGATCTTTGAAGAACAACAGGAAATCGTAAATAAAACGGATCAGGCTTTCAATGAGATGGCACAGTCTATACAAACTATGATTGGACAAATAGAAGATATCAATAATAAGATTCAAGATATAGAGCATCAGAAACACCAAACAGTTGAAGCGATTGAATATATTGCATCTATTGTAGAAGAATCAGCAGCATCAATAGAAGAAGTAACTGCAACCAGCGAAGAACAAACCAGTTCAGCAGAACAATTAGCAGTACTAGCAAATAATTTGGCAGTAGCAATGGAAAACTTGAATAATTCTTTATCTCATTTTAAAATATAAATATGTATTTAATAGCTGTATCACTGTTTTTTCTTACAAAAGCATAAAATACTTTTAGGAGGATATACTCATGGATAATTTTGTTTTTCAAAATCCAACAAAAATTATTTTTGGAAAAGCTATGGAAACTCGTGTTGGAGAAGAGGTAAGCAAATATAGCAAGAAAATACTGCTTCATTACGGTGGAGGAAGTATTAAAAAAACTGGTTTATATGATAGAGTTATTTCATCTTTAAAGGCTGCAGGGATTGAGTTTATAGAACTCCCCGGTGTTAAACCCAATCCAAGATTAAGTCTTGTAAGGGAAGGTATCAAAATTTGCCGTGAAAACAATATAGACTTTATTCTAGCGGTAGGCGGAGGAAGTGTGATTGATTCCGCAAAGGCCATTGCCTTAGGGGTTGTTTATGATGGAGATGTCTGGGATTTTTATACAGGGAAAGCTTCCCCAAAAGCTGCTCTTCCTATAGGGACGATTTTAACCATTCCTGCTGCCGGAAGCGAATCCAGTACCGGATCTGTGATTACCAATGAAGATGGCTGGTATAAAAGGTCTGCAGGCTCAACCCTTCTTTATCCCAAATTTTCAATACTTAATCCAGAGCTTGCCTTTACACTGCCAAAATATCAAGTAGCTTGCGGTGCTGCAGATATTTTAGCCCATTTGATGGAAAGATATTTTACCAATACCCAAAGTGTTGAGCTAATCGACAGAATGATTGAATCAACCATGAAAACAGTTATTAAATATGTTCCTATGGTACTGGAAGATTCTAATAATTATGAAGCTTGGGCACAAGTGATGTGGGCAGGAACATTGGCTCATAATAATTTGCTTAATACAGGAAGAGTTGGAGACTGGGGTTCCCATGACATCGAACATGAAATAAGTGGCATTTACGATGTAGCCCATGGAGCAGGATTAGCTGTTGTATTTCCTGCATGGATGAAATATGTTTATAAACATGACCCTAACAGATTTGTCCAATTTGCTGTGAGAGTATGGAATGTTGAACAGGATTTCTTTGATCCTGAGAAAACAATATTGCAGGGAATTCAAAAACTTGAGGAATTTTTTACATCCATAGGACTTCCTACCCGTCTTGAAGGTTTAGGCATTACTGACGATAGACTGGAAGAGATGGCTGACAAGGGTACTGATTCGGATCAAAAGACATTGGGCAATTTTGTAAAACTTCGAAAAAATGATATTTATAATATCTTAAAGCTAGCTCAAAAATAGAAGTAAAAAAGTTAGTATCCGCGGGATACTAACTTTTTTTGAGAATAAATCGTATATCCTTTTGTGTGTAGAAATTGGAAAGTGGAATTGCATTATATAGATGTAATTTTTATTTTTTTATGTTACAATGGGTACTGGTTATTATGATCTACAAAAAGTGCAACGGAAGGAGTTTACATTATGAAACGAAAGTTTTGCTTTGTGTTGACATTTATGTTTTTATTAATGAATATTGTTCCTATTTCAGCCCAAGAAACCTCATTGCCCTTACAATCAGAAGCTGTCATTTTAATTGAAGAAAACACCGGTAAAGTACTATACGAGAAAAATTCCTCTCAAAAAATGTATCCAGCCAGTACGACAAAAGTATTGACTGCTTTAATCGCTTTAGAAAACGCAGACTTAAATGAAGTTATAAAAGTTGGGAATGAAGTATATCAAGTACCTTTAGATGCAAGTAAAGCAGGGCACAATCCTGGAGACGAAATTACATTAAAAGATTTGGTGACATCTTTATTATTGCCTTCTGGCAACGATTCTGCATTTGTTATCGCTTCGTATTTAGCGAAGAAAAATACCGGCAATGATTCTTTAGATATAAACAGTGCTATGACGGAATTTGCAGCAATCATGAATGAAAGAGCCAAAGAAATAGGCGTAAAGAATTCCAATTTTGTAAATCCTCATGGATATCATAATGAAAATCATTATACAACGGCGTATGATTTAGCCTTAATTACAAGGGAGGCTTTAAAAAATCCTGTATTTAGAGAAATTGTAAAACAGCCTTCTGCAAATATAGGCAGTGAATCCAGCCCAAATCAACAAAAATTATCTTTCAGAAACAGGAATTTGCTTTTGGACTCAAGAAACAGTAATACGTATTATCCTTATGCTACTGGAGTTAAGACAGGATTTACCGATGAAGCAGGGGAATGTCTGGTTGCCTCAGCCACAAAAGACAACTTGAATTTGATTGCAGTATTATTAAACTCACCAGTGGATGCCCGCTGGAACGATGCAAAGACCTTATTTGATTATGGCTTTGAAAATTTTCAATTTCATCAGGTTGCTAAAAAAGGAGATATAATCGATAAAGTATATGTGGATAAACATTCTCCTAAAGGTCCTTCTGAATTGGAAGTTTTGATTAAAGAAGATTATACAGGATTATTTCATAAAAATGATATTTCTCGTATCCAAAAAACAATCTCCTGGGCACAGGAGCCTCTAGTTGCACCTATTACAGAAGGACAGAATGTAGGGGAAGTGACATTTATCCTGGATGGAGAGATATTATCGAAAATTGAGCTGATTGCGAAATATGGTATTGAAAAGCGTACCATATGGGATGTGATGTTTTCAATTAATGCCATTCCTTATTGGTGCGGGGGAATAGGCGGTGTTCTTATTTTATTCACTATTTCTAATGCAATTAGAAAAAGAAAAAGTCGAAGAGGATTTCATTTTAAATAATAAATTTATATAAATTATCAAAAATATTGGAGGGGAGAAAACATGGGGATTACAAAAAGAAGTTTTGGAAAGACAGAAGATGGTACTGAAGTATTCCTCTTTAAACTGGAAAATGCGCAAGGAGTGAGTACTGAAATTACGAATTTTGGTGGGATTGTTGTTTCTATTTTTGTGCCTGATAGAAACGGGAAAATTGATGATATAGCTCTTGGATTCGACAATCTGGACAGTTATCAAAAACCCGGTCCTTTTTTCGGAGCAATCATTGGACGTCATGCCAATCGAATAGAAAATGCTGAGTTTGAACTGAATGGCCAGACATATCACTTGGCTAAGAATGATGGCAATAATCATCTTCATGGTGGAATGAAAGGCTTTGATAAAGTGGTATGGACTCCAGAGATTGTTAAGACTGAAGAAGGAGAAGCGTTACAGCTTACTTATTTAAGCAAAGACGGAGAAGAAAATTATCCCGGCAATCTTGAAGTCAAGGTTTTATACTCATTAAATGATCACAATGAATTAAGAATTGATTACTATGGAGTTTCTGATAAGGATACAGTAGTGAATCTTACAAACCATACGTATTTTAATCTTGCTGGACATGACTCAGGAGATATCTTAGAACATCAATTAATGATTAATGCCGATCAATTTACAGTAATTAATGATGAGTGTATTCCTACAGGAGAAATCAGAGATGTAAAGGGAACTCCTATGGATTTTACGACTTTAACACCAATTAGAAACGGGATTTTTTCAGATGACGAACAAATCAAATGCGGAAAAGGTTATGATCATAATTGGGTATTAAATGTTAGCGGTAAAACTCCTGAAAAAGCAGGAGAAGTATATGAACCAAACAGTGGAAGATTGATGGAATTTTACACCACAAAACCTGGCGTTCAGTTTTATTCTGGTAATTTCATTAAGGACTGTGATAAGGGTAAAGGTGGA
The genomic region above belongs to Defluviitalea saccharophila and contains:
- a CDS encoding PcsB-like coiled-coil domain-containing protein, with amino-acid sequence MFYEKRIHIISVVLLFVFYLFYSSSLGLAQETITVFSETEEKLGSISEKEQKVLQELFFILQDIEEMERQQVEIEGDIKKIKDEIENVSNRIEKEENIYGQKRDTLKEVLQVYQRRGPASYLEIILSSDSFSTLIRRINIIRDLSRNTGALLEELDERKQILQEEKSKLDDALFSLEEKQGELKKALLNKEKLRNDMEDYLASLDVERSYYENQLNQIDKAWTEAKKTLTDSIANFSDVLKQGNLPYEKIKVTITLGRVKGSIDEETFNQVAKQYIGDKAIEFHFYENKIQAIIPDSQFSVSGSFIIVDGHTLQFVAEEGSFYGMTLTEESLEEIFRNGQVQLNLEPVLYGNELESVKIKEGYFEISSKVSFF
- a CDS encoding ABC transporter ATP-binding protein — encoded protein: MIEARGVYLEYRDGTKALNDVNLQIKRGEIVYIIGPSGSGKTSLLKLFMGIEQPTSGKLAVLGKEINKEHKRNIREIRRKIGPVFQEFKLIPGRTAIDNVILGMRVLGMPRVLLNKNALEALEKVGLTHKAFSKVDNLSWGERQRVAIARAVARKPALILADEPTGNLDIKNALRIMELLRSFKDEQTTVIITTHATHLIENLNEGILLKVNKGTIQQESMGRGLQ
- a CDS encoding cell division protein FtsX — translated: MKNIIYNIGYFIKEARIVFKLNFWSNVLSLFSIGLILFVLSLVISGWSISTEVLTLIQNEAEINIYTDEEIDEKSIEKVIEKINLIDGILESRVVQKEEAYERMEKVLGEDAKVLKYFDDNPFHFFIEAKIDVEKIESINKEIKLIPNVQYIRDNREILIRLRSIARGFRILGTFFIAAVGISTIVIISHIIRQGIYNNKDEINTLRLLGASEVFIALPFLMVGLVLTVGGGMIAAALLYTVLIQFYTYISGPLPFIPLPPLQTMAKNLTSMILSISILLGIIGSIIGLSSSKQK
- a CDS encoding GGDEF domain-containing protein — protein: MGLDVRTLTIIIMIVILISCFVMIALWIVYPSERGIESWALSASTGAVAFIALTLQPILGSYAVFLNNAGILASSLILLEGILRFRGFGNESHRRHPFIFFLLLFIVVSYFNRNYPTARYLFHDFFVSILLTLSSFFIIYKTHGMEILVHSIAGGSIFILVPIFTFRWYLALSGRIETMLIGSTQHPIMQVLFLFVIPWAVGWTYGLSLVIGYRIQQKLNMTAIQDELTGLGNRRRLVQIMDALLKECESVEEQFFMFMLDLNGFKKINDQYGHSIGDDILVLAAKGIRESIESYDFAVRFGGDEFIVLYRYQDGRNIDSLLNRLRNSIEQIRMLNGAMVQIRTSIGVAVCPDDGTTLDELLCVADKRMYKDKQERKLVSEIMDI
- a CDS encoding uracil-xanthine permease family protein — encoded protein: MTTNKVIGYLPDERPPFIELILFALQQIVVMFPATVLVALITGFHVSTTIFASGLATLGFILVTGKKIPLYYGSSFSYIAAIASIMSAEAYANYSLNDKISIAQFGIIMSGLVSIAAGMIINKSGKKIIDRVLPPTVTGSIAIIIGLSLSANALGNASAIPQNIPEASQSAATNWAWVIAIITLLATILYSVYLKGKLSQLPILFGLCTGYVSALIIGAVTGIPFVSFNTIESTSIISLPIFTFPKPSWAAVVAIMPIAIATVPESTAHIYQLDIYVNDLAKKKGSKKKYDLENKLGLNLIGDGIGDIISALIGGPAGTNYGENISAMAISKNFSVPVLIAASIITMIISCFTPLINIVYSIPTAVIGGLSIYLFGVIAAQGITIMMDKQVDMFSSKNLAVIAVILIIGLGGSFNFEGGMIPMFGTQFPALATAAVVGILLNLLLSIGEKETPEVE
- a CDS encoding ion channel, with protein sequence MGELLMRRKTMMIYNILFLCFLYISVASIFSLMYIVSDLLNLGCIVDHYSSSLHQHQFLDLFTRSFYFSITTLFSVGYGDLTPFGISKGIAIIESLIGYVLPYAIVINYILYNPKFFRKNSHK
- a CDS encoding methyl-accepting chemotaxis protein → MQKRLNIFRAKNEAKEIKNTHKTKQNKFNLWTKLQNNIGIAQKLITSFIVLSIIPLFLTAGFSYINAEKTVEQKVGFYSEKMVQQIANNIDLKIKEIENIPRMVQYNSKLLEYIRKEEFNNLLEKINTESEIENILLSIENSNNSIKGINIYKENGEVFGSNFRIENSDGTSMSADYGKVFEELMKDSEEELVWVTGLNNSYDYIILLKSIKNFVNTKPIAVLAVYIKADEITSLFKEMDFSDTGSMFLLNPNKNIIGDINNENIGTQVTDGYLDKIYGENLFGNFRDADNVISYATTKNGWKVITKEPISSLMAEMVVVRKGILWIGAVCILVAVAIGILISLSISKPLKMIMSLMGKVEQGDLTVSLDIEGKNEIGKLSASFNHMIENIRDLLLETHGITQKVEQDTNIIKTSSEQSALAAGQVANAINELANGAAEQAKQADNTNLLMDQLADNINHVVKRIEDIMNTIEVTESSRDYAAKTMDQLNEKTKVTIESSHKINKEIQELNEKAKEIIQVVKVITGISEQTNLLALNAAIEAARAGEAGKGFAVVAEEIRKLAQGTKDATGMISQIISDIQMKTESTVSVVKTSDKIFEEQQEIVNKTDQAFNEMAQSIQTMIGQIEDINNKIQDIEHQKHQTVEAIEYIASIVEESAASIEEVTATSEEQTSSAEQLAVLANNLAVAMENLNNSLSHFKI
- a CDS encoding iron-containing alcohol dehydrogenase; translation: MDNFVFQNPTKIIFGKAMETRVGEEVSKYSKKILLHYGGGSIKKTGLYDRVISSLKAAGIEFIELPGVKPNPRLSLVREGIKICRENNIDFILAVGGGSVIDSAKAIALGVVYDGDVWDFYTGKASPKAALPIGTILTIPAAGSESSTGSVITNEDGWYKRSAGSTLLYPKFSILNPELAFTLPKYQVACGAADILAHLMERYFTNTQSVELIDRMIESTMKTVIKYVPMVLEDSNNYEAWAQVMWAGTLAHNNLLNTGRVGDWGSHDIEHEISGIYDVAHGAGLAVVFPAWMKYVYKHDPNRFVQFAVRVWNVEQDFFDPEKTILQGIQKLEEFFTSIGLPTRLEGLGITDDRLEEMADKGTDSDQKTLGNFVKLRKNDIYNILKLAQK
- a CDS encoding D-alanyl-D-alanine carboxypeptidase family protein gives rise to the protein MKRKFCFVLTFMFLLMNIVPISAQETSLPLQSEAVILIEENTGKVLYEKNSSQKMYPASTTKVLTALIALENADLNEVIKVGNEVYQVPLDASKAGHNPGDEITLKDLVTSLLLPSGNDSAFVIASYLAKKNTGNDSLDINSAMTEFAAIMNERAKEIGVKNSNFVNPHGYHNENHYTTAYDLALITREALKNPVFREIVKQPSANIGSESSPNQQKLSFRNRNLLLDSRNSNTYYPYATGVKTGFTDEAGECLVASATKDNLNLIAVLLNSPVDARWNDAKTLFDYGFENFQFHQVAKKGDIIDKVYVDKHSPKGPSELEVLIKEDYTGLFHKNDISRIQKTISWAQEPLVAPITEGQNVGEVTFILDGEILSKIELIAKYGIEKRTIWDVMFSINAIPYWCGGIGGVLILFTISNAIRKRKSRRGFHFK